aaaaatgaagttGTAAAATGTAAATTTTCCCGAATCTAATAGGaaatatatctatttaacaAAGGGAAaatctacatattttttaaaaaaaatccaaatctaaaagaaatttaagatttttaagCAAAATGTAAGTGGCTGACTTTAACAAACACTATGCATGCACTCACATGTAAGTGCAACTAAAACATGCTCCATTAACAAACCACTATTCGTGCACGAACATGTTACTGTTCTGCTTCGAAAACATATCTTCAGTACAACGGATTCAACAGTTTTAGAAACCATGTAATAAGAAACAATAAATGAGTAGGGTAAACTAAAAGATTTGAAATGATcgaattaaatgaaaatttaagaCAAAAGAGTGGTTACGTACTTTGTACAGATCTGAAGCTGGAAGTGATGTTATTGTCATCCATGTGAATATCTTCGTCATCGTCCTCAAATGGAGGGTCCAAAACTGAAACTGGACTGCTCTGTtccttatcttcttcttcctcctcttccatTTCTAGTTTCTTTACCCTCTCTACTTCATAACTCTCTTTCTTCAActgtttgatttaaataaaatttagtactTAAATCGAATAATTACTTTggattagaaaatattaatttgagtGATTTTATCTTAAGATTAATGATAAATGCACAGCCAGAGACAAAAGTTTTCAGACAAAAACCGAAAAGCAAAAACATGAGAGATAGATTTGCATGTCAGAGACAAAGATCGTCTTTGTTTCCAACTTCACAAAAGGCTGAGTTCATTTTCGAAAAGACGAAAATCCTTTTGTCTTAAACTGTTACTACTTCATCTTCGAAAATAGCCAAACTATATGTTTATTAGGGGTATATTTGTCATTTCGTGTAATCATTCTTACTTTGCCGCTAATTCAAATGGGTCAAAACCAAGTCAAACTAGTTCATTAGTTAGACTTCCTATGCCAATTTTGtaatttcaaaatctaaataaaacAGTAGAAACAAGTTACCAATTACCATAAATGATTAGTAAATTACTACCATGCACATCAATTATTATTcagtctttctttttctctatttCTAATTCTAACTAACGAATATGATCAATAATGTaatcattattataaaattattaatggagAAAGAGACAAACCACTGGACAGTCGTGGCGTGGAGAAGCCGCAGGCGACGTGAAATTCGGCGTTCTGAAACCGCCGGGAGAATGCATTGTTGTTTGGAGAACAAAATGAAACGGGCTTTCACAAAAGCGTTTATCATCCGATAAATGCACACCGTTCATAAATCCACACGCTGACGCATCTAAGCCGTCCGATCCGCTACTTGAGCTAATCGACGGTTCGAAATCGCAGTCCCAAGATCTCTCTCCGTTTGTAATACTCTCCGACCAAACACCACTACTACTAGACCTACGTGAGAACTGCGTCTCAGACGCGGTGTTCTGCGTTTGGGAAGAGCTTTGTTCTTCTCCATTGCGTTTAGTGACTATTTTACGTACAACCGGAGATTCCCATCTCAACATATTCTTCGCAGAAGAAGCTCCACCACCGTCTTTACCGCCGCTGCTGATCTCGCGTTTCCTCCGGTGCGTTAGCTTCTTCAACACTGACCCAAATATCCCAAACGCGTTTCCCACGTTCCGCGTTTTCGTTTTTGACCCCTCGGACGATTGTTTCTGTATCCTAACCGCAGCTTCTAGTAGCATAGAAGCGGTTCTCGCCGGTATGTTGACGAAAATCGCGTTTTGGCTCCGGTTGGGTGACTTGGGTTCGAAGAGTGGAGACTTCTTCGGGTCAGGTGACTCACGCAGGGAGAAGAAACAAGCGTTGCGGCAGAAACGTGAAGGAAGTCCAGCGTTTTGAGAGACGGGCCTGCGCTTCTTGACCTGTAAATGCGTTATTTGGCGACGTCGGTCGGAAATGTAGCTCTGAAGTTGAAACGgttcttgatcttcttcaagaaGATCTCTTAAGTGTCTCTGTGACGCCATTTTATCAAAACTCTTAACGACAACAAGAGAAACGGAGTCGAAGAATAAAGACAGTACTTTCCGTGAGTATATTCAAAAGTTTAAAGCTTTTCAATCTGTAATTAAAGagaaagtttttgttttttgaactctggtagagagagatagatgatgatggtgattCAAAAGTTGTGGATGGTTTAGAAGATCGAGGCAAGGGCTAAGTAAATACTTGTCGGTAGGAACGTCtatgaagaaacaaaacaactattataaaaaaatattagtatagtttatgtttgttgtttattggTGATTTATaacacacaaacaaaaacaaaattattttccaaTATTTATACCAACCATTTTCCAAAGggacaaacaaaatatttatttaatcgAAATGGTCcccttgatatttttttttccatctagtttttattataaaggcAGGTCCAAAAACGGAACAAGCCCAAGCCGCTACTAACAAAGGCCAAAGCCTAACATAAAGGCAACTGAAAAAACGGGTCTGAAAGCCCAAACCTAAAAAAATGGCACCCCACCGATCGACGCATCTCAAACTACGCGTCCGTCTATGTGGCAGCCCCATCTACCGCGTGAACCACACGTCTCCTCATCTCCACTCTGAGACACAAACGCCGGAAAAAAGCAGCCTGTCGTCGGTCCCCTGCTTCACATCGGATTCACATCGGAGAACCTCCGTCTCCACCATATTTACCGACGCAAACCCACCTCCAACAATTGTATTGGAGGTATAGGGTTCCTTCGGTTCACTGGCTCCAGCTAAAACCGCCGCAAACGGCGACATTTCACCGGATCTCTTTTATGGCATGCGTTTACAATGCATCCATCATCAACACCACCACCGCTTCCACCGGAGAGCATCACTTGATGAAGTCGAGATCTCATCCGGAACTTGTTTCTCCTCTCTTCAAGTTTTGGAGAGTATCAACCGGTTAACACCGGGATCTCATCCAAACTCCCACCTTTTGCTTCATAGCAAAACCTTCACCACAGACTATAAGAAGCTCGGCCACAGACGGCGGAACTAAATCACCAGGGTACACCCAGACTGGATGATTTATCTAAAAAAGCGTGAAACACCAGAGTCAAAGCTGACTACACGGCGTCTAAAGAGACCGCCGTGCACCAAAGTCGTTGTTACAAGCCAGAGacgagagaggaagaagaagaagaaaccaccGCAACTCTTTTAAAAAGAGTCTAACATTCTTTCTCCTTTTCTCCCCTTTTGGTCCCCTTGATATTTATTTCCCCGTTGCTATTTATCATTTTCGTGCCCGTAGTTTATTTCACCTCTGGTAATtcttcatttatattttttttttcaaattccatctgtttcacaaaaaaataccatttaattatttttttaataagtattaTTCTATTTCATTGTAATTTTGTATATTGAATATAACTTTTTATCCTTTTGAATaaccaatatattttatttaaatcatttttatttagttaattatatattagatagaaatatattaatcaattatacaatttttttaatcttcgtGAAAAATTGTCAAAGTGACATTTAATCACGGAtaaaatattatctaatttgaattttgatgggttaatttttttatgtttcgtataaaaatagaaacaaaaatctaGTGAGCGTTTATTTGAACAGAACTCTTATTTGAATGATAGCATCGAGTAGAATTAGTTGTTTTTGTTCTTCACATTTCCTCCGAAGGCAAAAAGCGTTGACGATCTCAAAGAGGGAAGAAGAGTAAAGGAAATGAAAATTTATggttaaacaaaaagaaatcgcaaggaaaaaaaaatgaatacaaAACGACGAAAGAGAGGAACAACACGCATGCCCAATTTATTGTAGGAACTGGATACTGACTCCATCCACTTTTTACGTCCCTTTTCTCACAACTTTTCATGCatgttaaaatcattttaaagtttttttccCCATCGTCTTCGATGATTCACCAATGAGATTATACGATCTGAAGCTTCACATGAGTAAATTGAATTTACATTAACTGATGTTTTTATCCCTTTGAGAGAGGGGTGAAAACCAAACAAGAAATACATAAGAGAGAATTCAATGTAATATGTCTGGTAAAATCATGTTGACATTGAACGGGCCTTGTGGTCAACTGGCAGTGGACGGGCCTGAGACGTtaacacgtttcaggttcgatcctcctgctatgcgaaactaagtcacattgttctgttcacctaacGCGGATATGGGTCAATGCTTTAGGACcaatttgaatgcccaggagaagaAGTCCATCCGCGGGCTTGCGATTCCCCCGGGGGTTAGGTCTGGTTCCAATAGTGACCCGGATTTAACccttttagttacaaaaaaaaatcatgttgcCATTTCATCGTGACCGTTTGAGTTTTGAATGCATGTCTATATGTTACAAGAATAAGTTGTTTTCTTTCTAATAGATAGATGCGAACTCTTTTAAGTACAAATTAATGTTATTATCAACCAGTTTGATGttacatactccctctgtttcataataagtatcactctgagctcattttcttgttatacaaagagtgtcactttataattccaatgtaaattatactaactttcagctgaaaattaattgcaaactgcattgattttataaataattttatttatctaaaatactattagtcaaagaggtataattaattacaacttacatatatttcaacaactttcttaatctgtgtaaaaaatgtcacaacaacactctttaagaaacggatgGAGTATGATATAAGTGAAGTTTAAATAGACACTAAGACAAGGAACTAATCTAATATGTTAACTGATTTTTCGTGGAACTTcttgataataataaaaagaactGTTTTACATACACAACAAACACATGAAACCATTTTCTGCAAGGGGAATTCAAATTTTACGATTCGAAATGCATGTAACATGAAAGAGGGTTTTCTGTGCTCCTCGTGCGTAGAGATTGATTGACCAGTAAAAAGGACACCGTACGACATTTTACTACTGTCATCTGACTGGTTATTCCATGAACACAtcaactttaattttaaataaataacattttcGAACTTTTGTTTATTTGAAAGATGTAATTATGATTGCGTTTATgagaatgataataattttaggGAATTTGCACTACATGGTAAAGTTTCCTCGTGAAATTAGCTAGTTGGTAAAGACGCTGTAGCATTTTTGGTAATCCCAAAACTATCCCTGATTTGGTATGAAAGCGTAGCACATGCGCCTGTCAATTAAATGACGTCACAACAGGTTAAGTCGGTTGAAGAAACAAAATGATAATTATGCAAAGAACAGAAAGTGTGAAATATCTCGTTTGATAAAAGTGCAAAAACCCTAGATTTTTTCCAGACAAAAATCTAATCACAGTACCTGTTAGACTTAAGACGGGATAACTTGAAACAGTCggttgcacaaaaaaaatatcaataatgcAAATTTATTATACAATTAGAAATCTGGTTATACAATAAAAAATctggttatatatatacaataaaaaatctgtttatatatatatatacatgataatGATTTTGTAATCATCCAATGTATGTTTTGACTCGAATAACATGgtatattttcattttgtaGTTTTCATGATATACTTATAGAATATACGGATATTTAATGTCGTATCCGGTAGATCACTACCATATGAGTTTGTAGTAATCATTAGACTTCCTATATATAGGTTGCCACTATAACCACTGGTCTGACAGATAATATATGGTGGCCTATCTGGTATCAAATCCTTATATCCAGATATACTGGATATACAATAAGAAATCTAGTTATATACCGGATATACAATAAGAAatatggttatatatatatatatatatatatatatatatatatatatatatatatatatatatatatatgatgatgatTTTGTAATCATCCAATGTATTTTTTGACTCGAATAACATGGtacatttttcattttgtagTTTTCATGATATACTTATAGAATATACGGATATTTGATGTCGTATCCGGTAGATCACTACCATATGACTTTGTAGTAATCTTTAGGCTTCCTATATATAGGTCGCAACTATAGCCACTGGTATGACACATAATATATGGTGGCCTATCTGGTATCAAATCCCTATATCCGGATATCTCGTTAGAAAACAAATCTTGGCCTATCTGGTATCAAATCCTTATATCTGGATATCTCGTTAGAAAACAAATATTCCCTTCTCTTCTTCGAAAATATCTTATCCTTTTCGAAAATATCTTCTCCTCTAACTAACCATACGGTTGTTGTGCTTATTGGCCGATAAGTGGTCATCCTCCAAGGCTGCACTTTGGTTATGCGAAACAAAGGGTAAACGGGTCGCCGCACTATTTGTCCTCGCAACTGATTCCTATCATAGTCGCCATAGATAATAACATAAATCACCAGATATGAAACAGTATATCCGGATGTTAATATAGaaactatataaaaagataccggttttttaaaatagaatccggatattataatatgattttcaaagtataaattaattataaaggATTCCCACgtaaattatatttcaactAAAATTGATAATTTACAAGACACAGTGATGCATTTCGTTGTGCCAGAGAGGAATAACTGACATTTCCCATTAATTCATCGATGATTCTGTCGTTTATGTCATGGTGGGGGATCACGTTATCACCAACATTGGAAAGTTTATATCGGGATATCCGAAACTGAACATGAATCTATGTTAATATGACCTAGACCATTTTCCACCGACAATTTCATTAAATAtctaagtttttaaaaaaaatctcaaacaccggtaaaatatttgtaaacctTCGTCTCTTTAATTATTGTAACTATATCCGGTTTCAAATTATTATATCTTCAATCTTTTAAAATGAATCCGGATTCAGTTTATACTTTACGCTTCTTCTTgtccaaaataataatatttttctctcAACTTCGCCGGTAGCAGGTCATACGGATGTGTTATGTGGAGGACAGAATTGGCAAAACGTGACAAAAATTCCTTGGTTCtgcaaatatttaaaaataatgcACACATCTGCAATTACCACCAAGAATTTGTATATTCACCTAAATAGGccataattttaataaaaattgactACATTTATTTCCTTATATAGTCCCCGGATATATATTAGGTCAGAGCAACGCGTGATTCTTTTCTTTGCTGCAGTCACTTTATGCTTTCAAGTGGTGGGGTGAGGCTGCTAAGTTAAAATTGCGTctttagttaaaatttattcgtAGGAATAAGATTTTACTGTATGGAGCCATTGGGTGTGCCTGAAAGGTCCAGCTTTTCATAATGGTCTTTAAGATTCgcataaataaacataaatttgcGGTAGTAAACACGTTTAACTACCCAAGAAAATCTGAGATAAATGAATTCACACTCCTTAAAATTAGTATTTACAAGTTGAGAGAATCCTAGGCAGGAAATAAAAActgttattataaatataaagaaaagcaCCCAATCAATTCATCGTATAGTAGTCGAAGATTTACCTCTGGCGCTAGAATAGACTTGAAGTATTcatattgtattttaatttacGCTAATATCGTTCTTGCTTAGTTCGTACTACATTTAGTATGAAATCAAAGATAATTTACACGTGTTAATTTTAAGTTTCTCAgtaaataaacaattttattaataaatatgaaagATTACAAAGTTAATATTCAGAATTTCCGAAAACAAATTATtacataagaatatatatgcaCAATTTATTACGTGTTAATTTTATGTTATGTAGGTTATGTAGAGTTTGTATTGAAGTGTAAATTCTAACACATTCTTATACTAATCAATTTTATTGTATTAACTAgtattaacaataaaataattatattttcgttTCTTACAATGTTTTCATATATCTATAGACTATCAGCACAATTACGAGTATATTTATCTAACAAAGACCATTAGTTAGGTTTTTACTTTTAACATGTGATTACGTAGCATGTAGGACTACTAATAACTAATAGCCAAAATGATGTCAATAATGGACCCAAAATCTCAAGTAATCCAGTGAATGGACAACAGTAAGAATATGTGAATGTATATATAGACCACGACTGTAAATTGggagtatatataaaaaaataaaaatcgggagtatatttatatattgaataaATGTATACGTCacgaacaaaaataaataaattaaaggTTAACCTCGGTGActaattcttttcttttttgggcGTGATAATCAACTTTTAGATTGGGTCACGGTCACAACCTTTTTCTATGATTTATATGATAATCAAACATGAATGATTAGTGAGTATGGGAACAGTTATatgatattcatatatatataccaaaaatgtatataattgtATGTTAAAATTACGCTTACATAAGCTATACAGAATCATTCCTAactttatttaacaaaaaaatcctTATTATTGTGGTTAACTGGCATAGATAACGACATTCTAGGATTGGGACATCTTAGAACTTCAGTAGAAAGACCACCGGTTGTAAACAGTTTGTATAATTCATTTTACACATAAATCGCTGtagtctttcttttttattgcAAAAAGTTCTGAATGGAAATTCGTAATTCTCTTGGACTAGAGACAAAAACCGGTCTGAATCtattaccaatttttttttctttgcaattccctagtctatatttgagaagtgattttgataTGTGTCATCactatattaattttgaaagaaaaattatgacatggcacaccaacattgatgacatggcttgaaATAAACTATGAcatggatatttacatttagtgttgatttatatttaagataatttttttacaaatatggtaataacttaaagataattatgacatatttacatttaatattgatttatatttaaggtaagcttttaaaatatggcaataatttatatatcataattaatataacaataaataataaattaaatagaaatataataataattaaaatttcgaaatattatttggctatatttttataagtatataatttttattactaaaaacaattcttcaaaatactatgcattttttaaaaaatatataattttctttaaatagtgacatagacatttacatttattgttgatttgtatttttagtaaattttaaaatatggtaataactcatagacCATCATTAATttagcaataaataatataatgttataaatagaaatataatattattttggatttttcaaaagttaattatattttataattattattagtaaaacaattcttcaaaattatacagtttttaaatgtaattttctaatccaatactattagtttatttttaatatccataaattttagaaaattatttagttttatgttttgataattatatacttaacaaaattttctcttacatttacaaaatttgattgaatatattttagaaaaagatatacatatatattactaaatatacattgaataaaaatattttttttaatcttaaagttttacatatgattaaattaagattatatattgtaagtaaataataaaatcaaaaattaacaaaataaaaaaattaataaaatttgtattttaaaataaattatattttaaaacttttatttctgcacatggtgcaggaaaacacctagtaaatAGTTAAAGTAATGCCCATATATGAGCCAAGAGTTTGAATTTTCCAATGAAAGAAGCTAAAAGCAAAGTGAAAATAATCCATAGTGATGTTACACGCTTGGTTATGAAAATTAGGCAAAtatgtactccctccgttccaaaataatactctctccgttcctaaaagattcatattttagaaaaatattttgtttcaaaaatatatatattttatattttctatgaaaaaattgcaaactttaagaaaaaataattggtTTTTATTGGATTACTATTGGATAAAAAttgttgaaaattgaaaattacagaaaatgataaatttattatagtgatttaattcattttcttaatatactcCATCCGTTCCTAAAAGATCTATATTTTAggattttcacacttattaagaaaatatatcaaattttagttATCAATACATTATTTTTCGTAATCAACTATTTCCCACAAGTTTTTACCaatagaattttaataaattcaattatgtttttttgaatttacaatttacatttaattcatacattgaaaatatgaaaatgtatctttttgaaacaatttttttctaaaacatggatcttttaggaacggagggagtatgtgAAAACGCTAAAAAATCTATCTTttaaaaacggagggagtatatactTCTTCCGTTTCAAAAAGAAGTTCTAGAGTTCTCACActttctaagaaaatatagaaaattttgacaataaatgCATTACTTTATGTGTTTAGttattttctatgatttttaaccaattaaattcagtaaacacaattaatgtttttaaaatttataatttgctATTATTACATATATCGAAAATGTAAATATGGAttttttagaaacaatttttttctttctaaaacatggatcattctaaaataaaaagagttttcacatttcttaagaaaatacataaaatttgatattaaagacatTGTTTTCTGTATTTAGCtatttcttatgattttttaaccaatcaaaatttagtaaacacaattaatatCTTTGAAGTTTACAATTTGCTATTATTAcatacattgaaaatgtaaaatatagatcttttagaaacaaaatattattctaaaacatgaatcattctgaaatggagggagtatataacgTAGATTGAAATGTCCATATACTTGTTTAGTTGTTTTCATAGCTAAAAGACATGCGATCTGATCGGAGTGGTAGGGAACTATTGATTTTAACTACACGACGCTATTAGtgcatctccaaaagacactctataacttcaaatatgatttttttttgttctccaaaaagaaatttcaaaatttcaattgaagttttgagtagtgaaacttcaaatatatagTATCACTACTCAAaagttcaaatttgaagtttcatctttTCATTGTATTTTGGTCCttacatttacatattatattaataattcttaaatattttgtccTTTAATCTCTTAATCCTTTGTaattttataactcataaacatttcaaatttacttttattaatttaatttctacaaataaaaataaataaaaactttaaaataacttCTTTTTCAAAACTAGATTTAGATAACAATAATATTAGAAATGAAACTTAACAAATATACTAATTGATCATAAATGAAAGTATTACgaaaatagttttatagaaTAATATAGTAATTTACTTGTactttaatatttagttaagtatttatatgtaaagttatatattttattgtatcattttgttaattaatatttttataatatttatatgtatgtgctatttatttataaagttgtatgaatttaaattaagtattataaatataatgaccataacataaaatataaatttttttgaagttatgtttgaaatttactTTAGAAAAAACTagcttaaaacttcaaatatagaattttgCGAACTTTAAAATATAGTGTATTTTTGGAGATATTCTTGATCAAGGAATGGTAGTCAAGTCAGATATCCCAACAACGTGTCAAAAGGCCATAATTAATATAGATTATAGATCTTTAATTTATCTCAAAAActaaatctaatatattaaaaggaaaaatctTTAATTTATCTCAAACACTAAAATCTAATCTACAAAAATCATTATCATCATTATCATACATATCACTTGCAAATTTGTAACCAAACCTTAATAGATACCAACATCGTATAAATAAAGTTGAAAAAGATAgttaatcatataaaaattaaagtacACACCCGCTCGCtagtaattttttctttattataagCGAATCATCTTTGTATTTAGGTATAAAGGTTGGTGCTTCTAGTGGTTGGTGTTTGGTAATTCTTCTTGTTTTCACATAACAAGACAAACTTAAGACATACTTAATTTTATACTGTTATTTCATTTGTCGGTATGTCATTTTCCGACGATgctcaaattttatttttcttaattctaCAATTTTATCAAGGCTATTACTGTTATTTCATTTGTCGGTATGTCATTTTCGGACGATgctcaaattttatttttcttaattctataattttaatttaacaaggttataaatttaattttcgaTCAGCATTggtattaaataaaatcagctttaataaaagtaaactatTCCCTCCcgtttttaataattgttattttgacatttttacacatattaagaaagaaacgataatatatataagttgttattaattacacatctctcaccaataatatttgagataaataaaattatttataattatttatcaaattaatgtaatttacaattaatttccagctaaaaataaatataatttgtattgaaattgtaaagtgatTGTGTAAAGATTAGAATAACAAATAGAAAGAGTTAAttacttagtttttttttgagtaaCAATTCTTTAAATAATTCAAACTTCAAGTTATTATTTGTAGTACAGCTGTAAAtggtaatttattatttatttcgtttttgaataagtgtcatttttatatttttcacacggattaagaaagtgactgaaatatatgtaagttgttattaattatacttctctgaccaatagtatttgagataaataaaattatttataaaattaatgctAATTTTTAGGTGAAA
This genomic stretch from Raphanus sativus cultivar WK10039 chromosome 3, ASM80110v3, whole genome shotgun sequence harbors:
- the LOC108844228 gene encoding uncharacterized protein LOC108844228 encodes the protein MASQRHLRDLLEEDQEPFQLQSYISDRRRQITHLQVKKRRPVSQNAGLPSRFCRNACFFSLRESPDPKKSPLFEPKSPNRSQNAIFVNIPARTASMLLEAAVRIQKQSSEGSKTKTRNVGNAFGIFGSVLKKLTHRRKREISSGGKDGGGASSAKNMLRWESPVVRKIVTKRNGEEQSSSQTQNTASETQFSRRSSSSGVWSESITNGERSWDCDFEPSISSSSGSDGLDASACGFMNGVHLSDDKRFCESPFHFVLQTTMHSPGGFRTPNFTSPAASPRHDCPVLKKESYEVERVKKLEMEEEEEEDKEQSSPVSVLDPPFEDDDEDIHMDDNNITSSFRSVQKAKNLLLQKLCRFEQLAGLDPLELEKTMSDQETEETEEDMEEEEMRNHYQCEIITQRVLKTYFEDMTEVPEGIEALISDLVAEELQNNSLLQDGEAQAAKRVCERLKSWRDVESNTIDMMVEHDFRTESLGSWRSKNEAEVAEAVVEIEFEIFEDLVEELSLDIGRDR